Proteins from one Athalia rosae chromosome 8, iyAthRosa1.1, whole genome shotgun sequence genomic window:
- the LOC105686619 gene encoding serine/threonine-protein kinase PRP4 homolog isoform X1 — protein sequence MGNSDLECIDPKTDTMDESDAAISGELKKKKKRKHKHHKHRKDKVMEKEERIDRQESKFFRKKHKKHKRPKKDRDNEHDSAEEKVLPVEVKPSNMYHNATTIGGASTNGKMATFQLEVVSSEESEDEKLVDLDSDEVDCTIIEDDIDLEELMKQKERLQACLVQYLSDDSDKGGKLHLPEATRVEETPDVILVEDDSEDGVSQKKRVKSRSESRDRKRLSSTKLERRVVVDMSRDRKSREEIKDKRRDPDRKREEKVPNREESRRDDKTSRKVVERSREDIRREESRRRLEDERRKDSLKKEDDRKRDHERREEERKRDSDRHGARRDPSPSNGSKSRDVRTDSRHQTIKSNSHDTSGGRDRFSGREKKDSREQQSNRDHQGARDRLGSRERRDSRNRERIRDRSKSNRRSRSPMRNRTDRERMDRHRRSRSVSHNRRDRDRHGREYERDRDKNGKRDKNDKYKDSLSEGLKVEHSESSGEEDIKDIDIEEEEDEEAIIERRRKQREELLRRLGGPNEDSNLSMELNTVASSPPSDNTSVESQKSADVVSNNNESNSESHTPPLPEKPKSPQPAKKRKSRFNTSDGENKEKQEEIKPSEKVKSDDKQNPKKSNEWDMFAEADNIGDFNSPTVEGKRPGGPDNPSLTDNWDDAEGYYRVRVGETLDSRYVVYGYTGQGVFSNVVRARDSARGSLDVAVKIIRNNEIMHKTGLKELEILRKLNDADPEDRFHCLRLFRHFFHKNHLCMVFEPLAMNLREVLKKYGKDVGLHVKAVRSYTQQLFLALKLLKRANILHADIKPDNILVSESKLVLKLCDFGSASHAHENEITPYLVSRFYRAPEIILGIPHDFGIDMWSVGCTIYELYTGKIMFSGKTNNQMLKFFMDLKGKMPNKLIRKGTFKDQHFDGNCNFLYHEVDKVTEREKVVIMSTLSASRDLGNELGGNSLPAEQSRKVGQLRDLLERTLMLDAGKRITVNHALAHPFIQEKI from the exons ATGGG aaattcagATTTGGAATGCATTGATCCAAAAACTGATACAATGGATGAATCGGACGCTGCGATATCGggggaattaaaaaaaaagaagaagagaaagcaCAAACACCACAAACACAGAAAAGACAAggtgatggaaaaagaagagagaattgACAGGCAGGAAAG TAAATTCTTTAGGAAGAAACATAAAAAACATAAACGTCCTAAAAAGGACAGAGACAACGAGCATGACTCTGCGGAAGAAAAAGTACTGCCGGTTGAAGTTAAACCGTCTAACATGTATCATAATGCGACAACTATTGGAGGAGCGAGTACCAATGGCAAGATGGCAACCTTTCAACTGGAGGTGGTGTCCTCCGAGGAAAGCGAGGACGAAAAACTGGTTGACTTAGATTCGGACGAAGTAGACTGTACTATTATCGAAGATGACATCGACCTCGAAGAACTAATGAAACagaag GAAAGATTACAAGCCTGCCTGGTACAATATTTATCCGACGACTCCGACAAAGGTGGTAAATTACATCTGCCAGAGGCGACGAGGGTCGAAGAAACTCCTGACGTGATTCTAGTCGAAGACGATAGCGAAGACGGTGTTAGCCAAAAGAAACGTGTCAAGAGTCGATCGGAGAGTAGGGATAGGAAACGGTTGTCCTCGACGAAGCTGGAAAGACGTGTGGTTGTTGATATGTCACGTGATAGAAAGAGCCGCGAAGAGATCAAGGACAAGAGACGAGATCCAGATAGAAAGCGGGAGGAAAAAGTTCCGAACAGAGAAGAATCTAGAAGGGATGACAAAACTTCCAGGAAGGTGGTCGAAAGATCTAGAGAAGATATTCGACGAGAGGAATCACGAAGAAGACTGGAGGACGAGCGGCGAAAGGACTCTCTCAAGAAAGAAGACGATCGCAAAAGAGATCATGAACGAAG AGAGGAGGAGCGCAAACGGGATTCCGATCGTCATGGCGCTAGACGAGACCCTTCTCCCAGTAACGGTTCGAAGTCTCGAGATGTCAGGACAGATTCTAGACATCAGACGATAAAATCGAACAGTCACGATACGTCGGGTGGGAGAGACCGATTTTCAGGCCGAGAGAAAAAGGACAGTAGAGAACAACAGTCGAATCGTGACCACCAAGGCGCTCGGGACAGACTCGGCAGCCGTGAAAGGAGGGACAGCAGAAACAGAGAAAGAATCCGTGACAGATCGAAGAGTAATCGAAGGTCACGGAGTCCGATGAGAAATAGAACGGATAGGGAACGTATGGATCGTCACCGAAGGTCCAGATCAGTCTCTCACAATCGCAGAGACCGTGACAGACATGGGAGAGAGTACGAAAGGGACAGGGACAAAAATGGGAAAAGAGATAAGAATGACAAGTACAAAGACTCCCTGTCCGAAGGGCTCAAAGTAGAACACTCGGAAAGTTCAGGCGAAGAGGACATAAAAGATATTGatatcgaagaagaagaggatgaGGAAGCGATCATCGAGAGGCGAAGAAAGCAGAGAGAAGAACTTTTGAGG AGATTAGGCGGACCAAACGAAGATTCCAATCTTTCGATGGAATTGAATACAGTTGCCAGTTCGCCACCTTCGGACAACACGTCTGTGGAGTCGCAGAAATCGGCGGATGTTGTTTCGAATAACAATGAATCAAATTCGGAGAGTCACACTCCACCTTTACCAGAGAAACCAAAATCACCTCAGCCCGCCAAGAAGAGAAAATCTCGATTTAATACCAGCGATggtgaaaacaaagaaaagcaAGAAGAGATCAAGCCCtctgaaaaagtgaaatccgACGACAAACAAAATCCCAAAAAGAGTAACGAGTGGGACATGTTTGCGGAAGCTGACAATATTGGCGATTTTAAT AGTCCCACGGTGGAAGGCAAGAGGCCTGGTGGACCCGATAACCCGAGTTTAACGGATAATTGGGACGATGCCGAAGGATATTACAG agTACGGGTTGGAGAAACATTGGACTCTCGATATGTAGTATATGGCTATACGGGTCAAGGTGTATTCAGTAACGTTGTTAGGGCGAGAGACTCTGCTAGGGGGAGCTTGGATGTGGCcgtaaaaataatcagaaataacgaaataat GCACAAGACGGGTCTCAAGGAACTAGAAATTCTGAGAAAGCTAAACGACGCAGATCCCGAAGACCGTTTCCACTGTCTACGTCTATTCAGACACTTCTTCCATAAGAATCATTTGTGCATGGTCTTCGAGCCCTTGGCTATGAATCTGCGAGAG GTtctgaaaaaatatggaaaggACGTTGGTCTCCATGTGAAGGCGGTGAGATCGTACACGCAACAGTTATTCTTGGCTTTGAAACTGCTGAAACGTGCAAATATATTGCACGCCGATATCAAGCCAGACAATATTCTAGTCAGCGAAAGCAAATTGGTGCTAAAACTTTGTGATTTCGGTTCAGCTTCACACGCGCACGAGAACGAAATCACCCCTTATCTCGTTTCGCGGTTTTACCGAGCACCAGAAATAA TTCTTGGTATACCCCATGATTTTGGCATTGACATGTGGTCCGTGGGGTGCACCATATACGAGCTGTACACAGGAAAAATAATGTTTTCGGGAAAAACGAATAATCAGATGTTGAAGTTTTTTATGGAcctgaaaggaaaaatgcCTAACAAACTGATCAGGAAAGGCACCTTCAAGGATCAACACTTCGATGGAAACTGCAATTTCCTCTACCACGAAGTCGACAAAGTTACGGAAAGG GAAAAGGTTGTAATAATGTCCACCCTTTCTGCGAGTCGTGATCTCGGCAACGAGTTGGGTGGTAATTCGTTGCCTGCGGAACAAAGCCGGAAAGTCGGCCAACTGAGAGATCTATTGGAACGGACTCTGATGTTGGACGCAGGAAAACGCATAACTGTGAACCACGCATTGGCGCATCCCTTTATACAAGAGAAAATCTAG
- the LOC105686619 gene encoding serine/threonine-protein kinase PRP4 homolog isoform X2 — MGNSDLECIDPKTDTMDESDAAISGELKKKKKRKHKHHKHRKDKVMEKEERIDRQERKKHKKHKRPKKDRDNEHDSAEEKVLPVEVKPSNMYHNATTIGGASTNGKMATFQLEVVSSEESEDEKLVDLDSDEVDCTIIEDDIDLEELMKQKERLQACLVQYLSDDSDKGGKLHLPEATRVEETPDVILVEDDSEDGVSQKKRVKSRSESRDRKRLSSTKLERRVVVDMSRDRKSREEIKDKRRDPDRKREEKVPNREESRRDDKTSRKVVERSREDIRREESRRRLEDERRKDSLKKEDDRKRDHERREEERKRDSDRHGARRDPSPSNGSKSRDVRTDSRHQTIKSNSHDTSGGRDRFSGREKKDSREQQSNRDHQGARDRLGSRERRDSRNRERIRDRSKSNRRSRSPMRNRTDRERMDRHRRSRSVSHNRRDRDRHGREYERDRDKNGKRDKNDKYKDSLSEGLKVEHSESSGEEDIKDIDIEEEEDEEAIIERRRKQREELLRRLGGPNEDSNLSMELNTVASSPPSDNTSVESQKSADVVSNNNESNSESHTPPLPEKPKSPQPAKKRKSRFNTSDGENKEKQEEIKPSEKVKSDDKQNPKKSNEWDMFAEADNIGDFNSPTVEGKRPGGPDNPSLTDNWDDAEGYYRVRVGETLDSRYVVYGYTGQGVFSNVVRARDSARGSLDVAVKIIRNNEIMHKTGLKELEILRKLNDADPEDRFHCLRLFRHFFHKNHLCMVFEPLAMNLREVLKKYGKDVGLHVKAVRSYTQQLFLALKLLKRANILHADIKPDNILVSESKLVLKLCDFGSASHAHENEITPYLVSRFYRAPEIILGIPHDFGIDMWSVGCTIYELYTGKIMFSGKTNNQMLKFFMDLKGKMPNKLIRKGTFKDQHFDGNCNFLYHEVDKVTEREKVVIMSTLSASRDLGNELGGNSLPAEQSRKVGQLRDLLERTLMLDAGKRITVNHALAHPFIQEKI; from the exons ATGGG aaattcagATTTGGAATGCATTGATCCAAAAACTGATACAATGGATGAATCGGACGCTGCGATATCGggggaattaaaaaaaaagaagaagagaaagcaCAAACACCACAAACACAGAAAAGACAAggtgatggaaaaagaagagagaattgACAGGCAGGAAAG GAAGAAACATAAAAAACATAAACGTCCTAAAAAGGACAGAGACAACGAGCATGACTCTGCGGAAGAAAAAGTACTGCCGGTTGAAGTTAAACCGTCTAACATGTATCATAATGCGACAACTATTGGAGGAGCGAGTACCAATGGCAAGATGGCAACCTTTCAACTGGAGGTGGTGTCCTCCGAGGAAAGCGAGGACGAAAAACTGGTTGACTTAGATTCGGACGAAGTAGACTGTACTATTATCGAAGATGACATCGACCTCGAAGAACTAATGAAACagaag GAAAGATTACAAGCCTGCCTGGTACAATATTTATCCGACGACTCCGACAAAGGTGGTAAATTACATCTGCCAGAGGCGACGAGGGTCGAAGAAACTCCTGACGTGATTCTAGTCGAAGACGATAGCGAAGACGGTGTTAGCCAAAAGAAACGTGTCAAGAGTCGATCGGAGAGTAGGGATAGGAAACGGTTGTCCTCGACGAAGCTGGAAAGACGTGTGGTTGTTGATATGTCACGTGATAGAAAGAGCCGCGAAGAGATCAAGGACAAGAGACGAGATCCAGATAGAAAGCGGGAGGAAAAAGTTCCGAACAGAGAAGAATCTAGAAGGGATGACAAAACTTCCAGGAAGGTGGTCGAAAGATCTAGAGAAGATATTCGACGAGAGGAATCACGAAGAAGACTGGAGGACGAGCGGCGAAAGGACTCTCTCAAGAAAGAAGACGATCGCAAAAGAGATCATGAACGAAG AGAGGAGGAGCGCAAACGGGATTCCGATCGTCATGGCGCTAGACGAGACCCTTCTCCCAGTAACGGTTCGAAGTCTCGAGATGTCAGGACAGATTCTAGACATCAGACGATAAAATCGAACAGTCACGATACGTCGGGTGGGAGAGACCGATTTTCAGGCCGAGAGAAAAAGGACAGTAGAGAACAACAGTCGAATCGTGACCACCAAGGCGCTCGGGACAGACTCGGCAGCCGTGAAAGGAGGGACAGCAGAAACAGAGAAAGAATCCGTGACAGATCGAAGAGTAATCGAAGGTCACGGAGTCCGATGAGAAATAGAACGGATAGGGAACGTATGGATCGTCACCGAAGGTCCAGATCAGTCTCTCACAATCGCAGAGACCGTGACAGACATGGGAGAGAGTACGAAAGGGACAGGGACAAAAATGGGAAAAGAGATAAGAATGACAAGTACAAAGACTCCCTGTCCGAAGGGCTCAAAGTAGAACACTCGGAAAGTTCAGGCGAAGAGGACATAAAAGATATTGatatcgaagaagaagaggatgaGGAAGCGATCATCGAGAGGCGAAGAAAGCAGAGAGAAGAACTTTTGAGG AGATTAGGCGGACCAAACGAAGATTCCAATCTTTCGATGGAATTGAATACAGTTGCCAGTTCGCCACCTTCGGACAACACGTCTGTGGAGTCGCAGAAATCGGCGGATGTTGTTTCGAATAACAATGAATCAAATTCGGAGAGTCACACTCCACCTTTACCAGAGAAACCAAAATCACCTCAGCCCGCCAAGAAGAGAAAATCTCGATTTAATACCAGCGATggtgaaaacaaagaaaagcaAGAAGAGATCAAGCCCtctgaaaaagtgaaatccgACGACAAACAAAATCCCAAAAAGAGTAACGAGTGGGACATGTTTGCGGAAGCTGACAATATTGGCGATTTTAAT AGTCCCACGGTGGAAGGCAAGAGGCCTGGTGGACCCGATAACCCGAGTTTAACGGATAATTGGGACGATGCCGAAGGATATTACAG agTACGGGTTGGAGAAACATTGGACTCTCGATATGTAGTATATGGCTATACGGGTCAAGGTGTATTCAGTAACGTTGTTAGGGCGAGAGACTCTGCTAGGGGGAGCTTGGATGTGGCcgtaaaaataatcagaaataacgaaataat GCACAAGACGGGTCTCAAGGAACTAGAAATTCTGAGAAAGCTAAACGACGCAGATCCCGAAGACCGTTTCCACTGTCTACGTCTATTCAGACACTTCTTCCATAAGAATCATTTGTGCATGGTCTTCGAGCCCTTGGCTATGAATCTGCGAGAG GTtctgaaaaaatatggaaaggACGTTGGTCTCCATGTGAAGGCGGTGAGATCGTACACGCAACAGTTATTCTTGGCTTTGAAACTGCTGAAACGTGCAAATATATTGCACGCCGATATCAAGCCAGACAATATTCTAGTCAGCGAAAGCAAATTGGTGCTAAAACTTTGTGATTTCGGTTCAGCTTCACACGCGCACGAGAACGAAATCACCCCTTATCTCGTTTCGCGGTTTTACCGAGCACCAGAAATAA TTCTTGGTATACCCCATGATTTTGGCATTGACATGTGGTCCGTGGGGTGCACCATATACGAGCTGTACACAGGAAAAATAATGTTTTCGGGAAAAACGAATAATCAGATGTTGAAGTTTTTTATGGAcctgaaaggaaaaatgcCTAACAAACTGATCAGGAAAGGCACCTTCAAGGATCAACACTTCGATGGAAACTGCAATTTCCTCTACCACGAAGTCGACAAAGTTACGGAAAGG GAAAAGGTTGTAATAATGTCCACCCTTTCTGCGAGTCGTGATCTCGGCAACGAGTTGGGTGGTAATTCGTTGCCTGCGGAACAAAGCCGGAAAGTCGGCCAACTGAGAGATCTATTGGAACGGACTCTGATGTTGGACGCAGGAAAACGCATAACTGTGAACCACGCATTGGCGCATCCCTTTATACAAGAGAAAATCTAG